Proteins found in one Triticum urartu cultivar G1812 chromosome 4, Tu2.1, whole genome shotgun sequence genomic segment:
- the LOC125553059 gene encoding uncharacterized protein LOC125553059, whose protein sequence is MHRAQTWWWRSCKFWLNVDVHCVVRGLQYLVRVQVWSGQSGKNPGRERRRRRHGRFGRSIRRPSTIATSGAMSKTWSAATETVPAAFEPAQITGVAVVAAKSTNTIATATALSASTAATNRCL, encoded by the coding sequence ATGCACCGGGCACAGACGTGGTGGTGGAGGAGTTGCAAGTTCTGGCTCAACGTCGACGTCCACTGCGTCGTCCGCGGGCTCCAGTACCTCGTCCGCGTACAGGTTTGGAGCGGCCAGTCCGGCAAGAATCCAGGCCGGGagcggcgccgccgccggcatgGCCGGTTCGGGCGGAGCATTAGAAGGCCCAGCACCATCGCGACCTCGGGCGCCATGTCCAAGACGTGGTCCGCGGCGACGGAAACCGTTCCGGCGGCCTTCGAACCGGCGCAGATCACGGGCGTGGCGGTTGTGGCGGCGAAGTCCACCAACACAATAGCGACGGCGACGGCCCTGTCGGCGTCTACCGCCGCTACGAACCGGTGCTTATGA